From a region of the Mus pahari chromosome 12, PAHARI_EIJ_v1.1, whole genome shotgun sequence genome:
- the Anks3 gene encoding ankyrin repeat and SAM domain-containing protein 3 isoform X7, which produces MSELSDEASEPELLNRSLSMWHGLGAQVSREELDVPLDLHTAASIGQYEVVKECVQRRELDLNKKNGGGWTALMYASYIGHDTIVHLLLEAGVSVNVPTPEGQTPLMLASSCGNESIAYFLLQQGAELEMKDIQGWTALFHCTSAGHQQMVKFLLESGANANVREPVYGFTPLMEAAASGHEIIVQYFLNHGVKVDTRDHSGATARMLARQYGHMKIVALMETHSPVLPKSLYRTPEKYEDLSSSDESWPVPQRQRPCRKKGLSIHEGPRALAKITAIGLGGKTQTTYEQVPPRGYVTFTSSDENTMESEGLCYRDVTSPINERDVESSSSSSREEPTFCASLGPVWRSSSSDGLARAQGLSSEASIESNEDSDHARKSSVRKQTRSYLKNKSRHGNSDGHWPSSTGTASTPGSEPQTEKSPYSGPQDLATLLEQIGCLKYLQVFEEQDIDLRIFLTLTESDLKEIGITLFGPKRKMTSAIARWHSNARPPSDALELAYADRLETEMQELAIQLHKCCEEAEALRGQVSQEQELRAVVESCLLEQDSARKDIHAQLQEAQTLAHDAALVLDQLRACQAELSARVWQHHSPREGTPNPRSLSADSKGWPIPLQALSLPELSGALEDRVHEMGALS; this is translated from the exons ATGTCTGAGCTCAGCGATGAAGCCAGCGAGCCGGAGCTCCTGAACCGCAGCTTGTCCATGTGGCATGGGCTTGGTGCACAGGTCAGCCGAGAGGAGCTGGATGTCCCCTTGGATCTTCACACAGCTGCCTCCATTGGCCAGTATGAGGTGGTGAAGGAATGTGTGCAGCG GAGAGAGTTAGACTTGAATAAGAAGAATGGTGGTGGCTGGACAGCGCTGATGTATGCCTCCTACATTGGACACGATACCATTGTTCACTTGCTGCTTGAGGCAGGCGTGAGTGTGAATGTGCCAACCCCGGAAGGACAGACTCCACTGATGCTGGCCTCCAGCTGTGGCAACGAGAGCATTGCCTACTTTCTGCTCCAG CAAGGTGCAGAGCTTGAGATGAAAGACATCCAGGGCTGGACTGCACTCTTCCACTGTACCAGTGCCGGCCACCAACAGATGGTCAAGTTTCTTCTGGAGAGTGGAGCCAATGCCAACGTGAG GGAGCCCGTATATGGATTCACTCCTTTGATGGAAGCAGCTGCCTCTGGCCATGAGATAATTGTGCAGTATTTTCTGAATCAT GGAGTCAAAGTGGACACAAGAGACCACAGTGGAGCCACAGCCCGCATGTTAGCCAGGCAGTATGGTCACATGAAGATTGTAGCCTTGATGGAAACTCACTCACCTGTACTGCCCAAGAGCCTCTACCGTACCCCAG AAAAATATGAAGATCTGAGCTCTTCAGATGAGTCCTGGCCTGTTCCTCAGCGCCAGAGGCCTTGCCGAAAAAAGGGCCTGAGTATCCATGAGGGGCCACGTGCCCTGGCCAAGATCACTGCTATTGGACTCGGAGGCAAGACTCAGACCACCTACG AGCAAGTTCCTCCACGGGGCTATGTGACCTTCACCAGCAGTGATGAGAATACCATGGAAAGCGAGGGCCTCTGCTACCGAGATGTCACTTCCCCCATCAATGAACGGGATGTGGagagcagtagcagcagcagccgGG AGGAACCCACTTTCTGTGCCAGTCTTGGGCCCGtgtggaggagcagcagcagtgaTGGCCTAGCAAGAGCCCAGGGTCTCAGCAGTGAAGCCTCCATAGAGAGCAATGAG GATTCTGATCATGCCCGGAAAAGCTCTGTTCGAAAACAAACCAGGAGTTATTTGAAGAATAAGAGTCGTCACGGCAACAGTGATGGTCATTGGCCTTCCAGCACAGGGACTGCTTCCACTCCAGGGTCTGAACCCCAAACTGAGAAGTCTCCTTACTCAGGACCCCAG GACCTTGCCACACTGCTGGAACAGATCGGGTGTCTGAAGTACCTGCAAGTGTTTGAGGAGCAGGACATAGACCTGCGTATCTTTCTGACTCTCACTGAAAGCGACTTGAAGGAAATTGGCATCAC GTTGTTTGGGCCCAAAAGGAAAATGACCTCTGCCATTGCCCGCTGGCACAGCAATGCCCGACCACCTAGTGATGCCCTAGAGCTGGCCTATGCTGACCGGCTGGAGACTGAGATGCAGGAGCTTGCCATTCAGTTGCACAAA TGctgtgaggaggcagaggctctgCGTGGCCAGGTATCCCAGGAGCAGGAATTGCGGGCTGTAGTAGAAAGCTGCCTCCTGGAGCAGGATAGTGCCCGAAAGGACATCCATGCCCAGCTGCAGGAGGCGCAAACCCTGGCCCACGATGCTGCCCTTGTCCTGGACCAGCTGCG GGCCTGTCAAGCTGAGCTGTCAGCTCGAGTGTGGCAGCACCACTCCCCCAGGGAAGGTACCCCAAACCCACGCTCTCTCTCAGCAG ATTCCAAAGGCTGGCCTATTCCCCTGCAGGCCTTGAGCCTCCCCGAGTTGTCAGGAGCCCTGGAAGACCGTGTCCATGAGATGG GTGCTCTCTCTTAA
- the Anks3 gene encoding ankyrin repeat and SAM domain-containing protein 3 isoform X3, whose amino-acid sequence MSELSDEASEPELLNRSLSMWHGLGAQVSREELDVPLDLHTAASIGQYEVVKECVQRRELDLNKKNGGGWTALMYASYIGHDTIVHLLLEAGVSVNVPTPEGQTPLMLASSCGNESIAYFLLQQGAELEMKDIQGWTALFHCTSAGHQQMVKFLLESGANANVREPVYGFTPLMEAAASGHEIIVQYFLNHGVKVDTRDHSGATARMLARQYGHMKIVALMETHSPVLPKSLYRTPEKYEDLSSSDESWPVPQRQRPCRKKGLSIHEGPRALAKITAIGLGGKTQTTYEQVPPRGYVTFTSSDENTMESEGLCYRDVTSPINERDVESSSSSSREEPTFCASLGPVWRSSSSDGLARAQGLSSEASIESNEDSDHARKSSVRKQTRSYLKNKSRHGNSDGHWPSSTGTASTPGSEPQTEKSPYSGPQDLATLLEQIGCLKYLQVFEEQDIDLRIFLTLTESDLKEIGITLFGPKRKMTSAIARWHSNARPPSDALELAYADRLETEMQELAIQLHKCCEEAEALRGQVSQEQELRAVVESCLLEQDSARKDIHAQLQEAQTLAHDAALVLDQLRACQAELSARVWQHHSPREGTPNPRSLSADSKGWPIPLQALSLPELSGALEDRVHEMGIMLCSTELGETTDAEWKEMAGTVARRDDSDVG is encoded by the exons ATGTCTGAGCTCAGCGATGAAGCCAGCGAGCCGGAGCTCCTGAACCGCAGCTTGTCCATGTGGCATGGGCTTGGTGCACAGGTCAGCCGAGAGGAGCTGGATGTCCCCTTGGATCTTCACACAGCTGCCTCCATTGGCCAGTATGAGGTGGTGAAGGAATGTGTGCAGCG GAGAGAGTTAGACTTGAATAAGAAGAATGGTGGTGGCTGGACAGCGCTGATGTATGCCTCCTACATTGGACACGATACCATTGTTCACTTGCTGCTTGAGGCAGGCGTGAGTGTGAATGTGCCAACCCCGGAAGGACAGACTCCACTGATGCTGGCCTCCAGCTGTGGCAACGAGAGCATTGCCTACTTTCTGCTCCAG CAAGGTGCAGAGCTTGAGATGAAAGACATCCAGGGCTGGACTGCACTCTTCCACTGTACCAGTGCCGGCCACCAACAGATGGTCAAGTTTCTTCTGGAGAGTGGAGCCAATGCCAACGTGAG GGAGCCCGTATATGGATTCACTCCTTTGATGGAAGCAGCTGCCTCTGGCCATGAGATAATTGTGCAGTATTTTCTGAATCAT GGAGTCAAAGTGGACACAAGAGACCACAGTGGAGCCACAGCCCGCATGTTAGCCAGGCAGTATGGTCACATGAAGATTGTAGCCTTGATGGAAACTCACTCACCTGTACTGCCCAAGAGCCTCTACCGTACCCCAG AAAAATATGAAGATCTGAGCTCTTCAGATGAGTCCTGGCCTGTTCCTCAGCGCCAGAGGCCTTGCCGAAAAAAGGGCCTGAGTATCCATGAGGGGCCACGTGCCCTGGCCAAGATCACTGCTATTGGACTCGGAGGCAAGACTCAGACCACCTACG AGCAAGTTCCTCCACGGGGCTATGTGACCTTCACCAGCAGTGATGAGAATACCATGGAAAGCGAGGGCCTCTGCTACCGAGATGTCACTTCCCCCATCAATGAACGGGATGTGGagagcagtagcagcagcagccgGG AGGAACCCACTTTCTGTGCCAGTCTTGGGCCCGtgtggaggagcagcagcagtgaTGGCCTAGCAAGAGCCCAGGGTCTCAGCAGTGAAGCCTCCATAGAGAGCAATGAG GATTCTGATCATGCCCGGAAAAGCTCTGTTCGAAAACAAACCAGGAGTTATTTGAAGAATAAGAGTCGTCACGGCAACAGTGATGGTCATTGGCCTTCCAGCACAGGGACTGCTTCCACTCCAGGGTCTGAACCCCAAACTGAGAAGTCTCCTTACTCAGGACCCCAG GACCTTGCCACACTGCTGGAACAGATCGGGTGTCTGAAGTACCTGCAAGTGTTTGAGGAGCAGGACATAGACCTGCGTATCTTTCTGACTCTCACTGAAAGCGACTTGAAGGAAATTGGCATCAC GTTGTTTGGGCCCAAAAGGAAAATGACCTCTGCCATTGCCCGCTGGCACAGCAATGCCCGACCACCTAGTGATGCCCTAGAGCTGGCCTATGCTGACCGGCTGGAGACTGAGATGCAGGAGCTTGCCATTCAGTTGCACAAA TGctgtgaggaggcagaggctctgCGTGGCCAGGTATCCCAGGAGCAGGAATTGCGGGCTGTAGTAGAAAGCTGCCTCCTGGAGCAGGATAGTGCCCGAAAGGACATCCATGCCCAGCTGCAGGAGGCGCAAACCCTGGCCCACGATGCTGCCCTTGTCCTGGACCAGCTGCG GGCCTGTCAAGCTGAGCTGTCAGCTCGAGTGTGGCAGCACCACTCCCCCAGGGAAGGTACCCCAAACCCACGCTCTCTCTCAGCAG ATTCCAAAGGCTGGCCTATTCCCCTGCAGGCCTTGAGCCTCCCCGAGTTGTCAGGAGCCCTGGAAGACCGTGTCCATGAGATGG GCATTATGCTCTGTAGCACAGAGCTTGGAGAAACTACAGATGCTGAATGGAAAGAAATGGCGGGAACCGTAGCCAGGAGGGACG ATTCTGACGTTGGGTGA
- the Anks3 gene encoding ankyrin repeat and SAM domain-containing protein 3 isoform X4 → MSELSDEASEPELLNRSLSMWHGLGAQVSREELDVPLDLHTAASIGQYEVVKECVQRRELDLNKKNGGGWTALMYASYIGHDTIVHLLLEAGVSVNVPTPEGQTPLMLASSCGNESIAYFLLQQGAELEMKDIQGWTALFHCTSAGHQQMVKFLLESGANANVREPVYGFTPLMEAAASGHEIIVQYFLNHGVKVDTRDHSGATARMLARQYGHMKIVALMETHSPVLPKSLYRTPEKYEDLSSSDESWPVPQRQRPCRKKGLSIHEGPRALAKITAIGLGGKTQTTYEQVPPRGYVTFTSSDENTMESEGLCYRDVTSPINERDVESSSSSSREEPTFCASLGPVWRSSSSDGLARAQGLSSEASIESNEDSDHARKSSVRKQTRSYLKNKSRHGNSDGHWPSSTGTASTPGSEPQTEKSPYSGPQDLATLLEQIGCLKYLQVFEEQDIDLRIFLTLTESDLKEIGITLFGPKRKMTSAIARWHSNARPPSDALELAYADRLETEMQELAIQLHKCCEEAEALRGQVSQEQELRAVVESCLLEQDSARKDIHAQLQEAQTLAHDAALVLDQLRACQAELSARVWQHHSPREGTPNPRSLSADSKGWPIPLQALSLPELSGALEDRVHEMGQALCSVAQSLEKLQMLNGKKWREP, encoded by the exons ATGTCTGAGCTCAGCGATGAAGCCAGCGAGCCGGAGCTCCTGAACCGCAGCTTGTCCATGTGGCATGGGCTTGGTGCACAGGTCAGCCGAGAGGAGCTGGATGTCCCCTTGGATCTTCACACAGCTGCCTCCATTGGCCAGTATGAGGTGGTGAAGGAATGTGTGCAGCG GAGAGAGTTAGACTTGAATAAGAAGAATGGTGGTGGCTGGACAGCGCTGATGTATGCCTCCTACATTGGACACGATACCATTGTTCACTTGCTGCTTGAGGCAGGCGTGAGTGTGAATGTGCCAACCCCGGAAGGACAGACTCCACTGATGCTGGCCTCCAGCTGTGGCAACGAGAGCATTGCCTACTTTCTGCTCCAG CAAGGTGCAGAGCTTGAGATGAAAGACATCCAGGGCTGGACTGCACTCTTCCACTGTACCAGTGCCGGCCACCAACAGATGGTCAAGTTTCTTCTGGAGAGTGGAGCCAATGCCAACGTGAG GGAGCCCGTATATGGATTCACTCCTTTGATGGAAGCAGCTGCCTCTGGCCATGAGATAATTGTGCAGTATTTTCTGAATCAT GGAGTCAAAGTGGACACAAGAGACCACAGTGGAGCCACAGCCCGCATGTTAGCCAGGCAGTATGGTCACATGAAGATTGTAGCCTTGATGGAAACTCACTCACCTGTACTGCCCAAGAGCCTCTACCGTACCCCAG AAAAATATGAAGATCTGAGCTCTTCAGATGAGTCCTGGCCTGTTCCTCAGCGCCAGAGGCCTTGCCGAAAAAAGGGCCTGAGTATCCATGAGGGGCCACGTGCCCTGGCCAAGATCACTGCTATTGGACTCGGAGGCAAGACTCAGACCACCTACG AGCAAGTTCCTCCACGGGGCTATGTGACCTTCACCAGCAGTGATGAGAATACCATGGAAAGCGAGGGCCTCTGCTACCGAGATGTCACTTCCCCCATCAATGAACGGGATGTGGagagcagtagcagcagcagccgGG AGGAACCCACTTTCTGTGCCAGTCTTGGGCCCGtgtggaggagcagcagcagtgaTGGCCTAGCAAGAGCCCAGGGTCTCAGCAGTGAAGCCTCCATAGAGAGCAATGAG GATTCTGATCATGCCCGGAAAAGCTCTGTTCGAAAACAAACCAGGAGTTATTTGAAGAATAAGAGTCGTCACGGCAACAGTGATGGTCATTGGCCTTCCAGCACAGGGACTGCTTCCACTCCAGGGTCTGAACCCCAAACTGAGAAGTCTCCTTACTCAGGACCCCAG GACCTTGCCACACTGCTGGAACAGATCGGGTGTCTGAAGTACCTGCAAGTGTTTGAGGAGCAGGACATAGACCTGCGTATCTTTCTGACTCTCACTGAAAGCGACTTGAAGGAAATTGGCATCAC GTTGTTTGGGCCCAAAAGGAAAATGACCTCTGCCATTGCCCGCTGGCACAGCAATGCCCGACCACCTAGTGATGCCCTAGAGCTGGCCTATGCTGACCGGCTGGAGACTGAGATGCAGGAGCTTGCCATTCAGTTGCACAAA TGctgtgaggaggcagaggctctgCGTGGCCAGGTATCCCAGGAGCAGGAATTGCGGGCTGTAGTAGAAAGCTGCCTCCTGGAGCAGGATAGTGCCCGAAAGGACATCCATGCCCAGCTGCAGGAGGCGCAAACCCTGGCCCACGATGCTGCCCTTGTCCTGGACCAGCTGCG GGCCTGTCAAGCTGAGCTGTCAGCTCGAGTGTGGCAGCACCACTCCCCCAGGGAAGGTACCCCAAACCCACGCTCTCTCTCAGCAG ATTCCAAAGGCTGGCCTATTCCCCTGCAGGCCTTGAGCCTCCCCGAGTTGTCAGGAGCCCTGGAAGACCGTGTCCATGAGATGG GGCAGGCATTATGCTCTGTAGCACAGAGCTTGGAGAAACTACAGATGCTGAATGGAAAGAAATGGCGGGAACCGTAG